In the Paenibacillus sp. FSL H7-0357 genome, one interval contains:
- a CDS encoding MBL fold metallo-hydrolase has protein sequence MGISFTVLSSGSTGNVTVVRNGETALMIDAGLSAKRIDELLAMREMTGKEIDGILVTHEHSDHIKGLGAMARKYDLPIYANSNTWGAIEKGIGTIAEHNRIIMETGQHRDFGSLRVESFAISHDAAEPVGYNFYDGKEKLCVATDLGYVSDKVRTAIADSDVLVLEANHDIEMLRMGRYPWNTKRRILGDLGHLSNEAAGAALSEILTGRTKRTYLAHLSRDHNMMDLAKMSVRGAMEDRGCFFRDSEFRLCDTYYDQPTPWDKVSQS, from the coding sequence ATGGGGATTTCATTTACGGTACTGTCCAGCGGTTCTACCGGCAACGTAACAGTGGTGCGAAACGGGGAAACGGCGCTTATGATCGACGCGGGCCTCAGCGCCAAACGGATCGACGAGCTGCTCGCGATGCGTGAGATGACGGGCAAGGAGATAGACGGAATACTGGTTACGCATGAGCACTCGGACCATATCAAGGGACTTGGAGCCATGGCCCGCAAATACGATCTTCCGATCTACGCCAACTCCAATACCTGGGGGGCGATTGAGAAGGGGATCGGCACTATTGCCGAGCATAACCGGATTATTATGGAGACCGGACAGCACAGGGATTTCGGCAGTCTGCGGGTAGAGTCATTTGCAATCTCCCATGATGCGGCTGAACCGGTAGGGTACAATTTTTATGACGGCAAGGAGAAGCTTTGTGTTGCTACGGATCTTGGGTATGTCAGTGATAAAGTGCGGACGGCGATTGCCGATTCGGATGTGCTGGTACTGGAGGCCAACCACGATATAGAGATGCTGAGAATGGGGCGTTATCCGTGGAATACGAAACGGCGGATTCTGGGCGATTTAGGCCATCTCTCCAATGAGGCGGCGGGAGCGGCACTAAGCGAGATTCTTACCGGACGGACCAAACGGACCTATCTGGCTCACTTAAGCCGGGATCACAATATGATGGATTTGGCCAAAATGTCGGTGCGCGGGGCAATGGAAGACCGGGGCTGCTTCTTCAGAGACAGTGAGTTCAGATTGTGCGATACCTATTATGACCAGCCTACGCCGTGGGATAAGGTGAGCCAGTCATAA
- the yycI gene encoding two-component system regulatory protein YycI, translating to MDWGRAKNVLIYAFLVLNLLLCYQLWMDLRDQASANLDFTSLSAETQAVMEQKGIRVLCPIPAATPQLPDITYRYSGEEQNEEPVELKVPIDSKLIYSSFAELSSSLADQITDIANYRFDSQESEVGKFVLHPLVDHKWSLFRVRLELINSDQKIVAYRWPKIEIGATSSDEDIQKVLPASQALSSLIEKYFPADSVVKEIELGYYGELFNSESQVASPMWRFMLENGNAYYVDAISADIISPKTTE from the coding sequence ATGGACTGGGGAAGAGCCAAAAATGTGCTGATTTACGCCTTTCTGGTATTGAATCTGCTGCTTTGTTATCAGCTCTGGATGGACTTGCGCGATCAGGCCAGTGCCAATCTGGATTTCACTTCCCTATCCGCAGAAACGCAGGCGGTGATGGAACAGAAGGGGATTCGTGTGTTGTGTCCCATTCCGGCTGCCACTCCGCAGCTGCCCGATATCACTTACCGCTACTCCGGGGAAGAGCAGAATGAGGAACCGGTTGAACTGAAGGTGCCGATAGACAGCAAGCTGATTTATTCATCATTTGCCGAACTGAGCAGTTCACTGGCAGACCAGATCACAGACATCGCCAATTATCGCTTTGATTCTCAGGAGAGCGAGGTAGGCAAATTTGTACTTCATCCACTGGTCGACCATAAATGGTCTTTGTTCAGAGTGCGGCTTGAGCTGATCAACAGTGATCAAAAAATTGTGGCCTACCGTTGGCCGAAGATTGAAATCGGAGCTACAAGCAGTGACGAAGATATCCAGAAGGTGCTTCCGGCCTCACAGGCACTCAGCAGCCTGATTGAGAAATATTTTCCGGCGGATTCGGTAGTTAAAGAGATTGAGCTTGGCTATTATGGGGAATTGTTCAACTCTGAAAGCCAGGTGGCTTCGCCAATGTGGCGCTTTATGCTGGAGAACGGCAACGCCTATTACGTCGATGCCATCAGTGCGGACATCATCAGTCCGAAGACAACAGAGTAG
- a CDS encoding YycH family regulatory protein, translating to MKETIKSWILALLVCGSLVESYYLIYRLPGSDSAVMSENLYVKTDNMGPEEKVENLLYPDKMIIHMGEDKHTLFYPGSTFYDLIMNRLKGRGFESFQRRSVQDFDWDKIRSENSGIELSFGAGIPVTLLQRVMQLAPDSLFQGESIDRIWIYNVKNDSKAHAVFFSTRGDIVYEAAKADLTVQDVQQHVDFGMNWTPYTAVNGDYYVPEEKISLVEVEIPSGMYTIEQMQNNLFFDAGSTRYIPEKDGSKIYTDSKRSLQVDQEQNWMSYSDPAALPAGESTPAKDALEAVDFVNKHGGWNGTYRLASTEEGNQERTVSFQQYYGSYPIMSKPKLQYGAINLELQQGTVSSYERSLMYTEEGKAVKQIVELPGGDELRAKLAQFSEASPVKDLTPAYVASVNGEKLKLLPVWRVTLRDGTFLTLN from the coding sequence GTGAAGGAAACAATCAAGTCATGGATACTTGCCCTGCTCGTTTGCGGAAGTCTTGTAGAGAGCTATTATCTGATCTACCGGCTGCCGGGGAGCGACTCAGCGGTGATGTCAGAGAACTTGTATGTGAAGACAGATAATATGGGGCCCGAAGAAAAAGTTGAGAATCTGCTCTACCCTGATAAAATGATCATTCATATGGGGGAGGACAAGCATACGCTGTTTTATCCCGGCTCCACCTTCTATGACCTGATCATGAACCGGCTGAAAGGACGCGGGTTTGAGAGCTTTCAGCGGCGCTCGGTGCAGGATTTCGATTGGGACAAGATCCGCAGTGAGAATTCGGGCATTGAGCTGTCCTTCGGTGCCGGCATTCCGGTAACCTTGCTGCAGCGGGTAATGCAGCTTGCTCCCGATTCGCTGTTCCAGGGAGAAAGCATTGACCGGATCTGGATTTACAATGTTAAAAATGATTCCAAGGCACATGCCGTCTTTTTCAGCACTAGAGGTGATATCGTATATGAAGCGGCTAAGGCGGATTTGACTGTTCAGGACGTGCAGCAGCATGTGGATTTCGGTATGAATTGGACGCCATATACCGCAGTGAATGGCGATTATTATGTGCCGGAAGAAAAAATATCGCTGGTTGAGGTGGAAATTCCCTCCGGCATGTACACCATTGAACAAATGCAGAACAATCTATTCTTTGATGCCGGCAGCACCAGATATATTCCAGAGAAGGATGGCTCAAAGATTTATACAGACAGCAAACGCAGCCTGCAGGTTGATCAGGAACAGAACTGGATGAGCTATAGCGATCCGGCTGCACTTCCTGCGGGTGAAAGTACACCTGCGAAGGATGCCCTGGAAGCGGTGGATTTTGTCAACAAGCATGGTGGATGGAACGGTACATACCGTCTGGCATCAACGGAGGAGGGCAACCAGGAGCGGACCGTTTCCTTCCAGCAGTACTACGGTTCTTATCCGATTATGAGCAAGCCGAAGCTGCAGTATGGCGCTATTAACCTGGAGTTGCAGCAGGGCACAGTATCCTCCTATGAGCGATCGCTGATGTATACAGAAGAGGGAAAAGCCGTTAAACAGATTGTGGAGCTTCCCGGTGGCGATGAGCTGCGGGCTAAGCTGGCCCAATTCAGCGAAGCTTCGCCTGTGAAGGATTTGACCCCGGCCTATGTTGCTTCAGTAAACGGGGAGAAGCTGAAGCTCCTGCCGGTATGGCGGGTGACGCTCCGTGACGGCACTTTCCTTACACTGAACTAG